ATCCTATGGTTATGGTAAGGTACCTAACGTAATAACGGCAATGCAAATGGAGAGACTATTATCCCCCACAAGGCCATTTAATTCTGTTTTAAGGCCATCCGATGGTAAGGAACCAAGTAGTATTGGGTATGTGCTCTGTGTTGGTTCTAGGGATAAGACTGTGGGGAACCCCAGGTGTTCTCAAGTTTGCTGCATGTATTCGATAAAGCAGGCTCAGTTAATCTTAGGGGCAGTACCATTGGCTGATGTAACAATATACTGCATGGACATAAGGGCTTACGGTAAAGGTTTCGAGGAATTTTACCAGAAGGCTAAAGCAATGGGTGTTAGGTTCGTGCGCAGTAGGGTGGCTAAGATTGAGGGATTGCCTAACGGTAATGTTAAGGTGATTTATGAAGATATTGATGATGGAAAGGTGAAGTCCGCAGAACATGACTTAGTGGTTTTATCCGTGGGCCTATTACCAAGCAGTAATGATGTTGTTTCAATAATTCATGGTGCAAAATTAACCGTTGATGCACTGGGATTTATAATAACGGATCCATCGGCACCTACTCAGACGAACATAGAGGGCATTTTCGCGGCAGGTTGCGCAACGGGACCTAAGGATATTCCTGATACCATATTGGAGGCGGCATCAGCCGCAGCGAGATGCGCAGCTTATCTAAGATTGCTTAAGCAGGAAAGAATGACGACAGTAGAAGTGGTCAGCGATGGAGAGAAATAACAAGATTAGGATCGGTGTATACGTATGCCATTGCGGTGGCAATATTTCTGACGTTGTTAATGTAAAGAGGGTTGTTGAGGAGGTACGTAAGGAA
The sequence above is a segment of the Caldivirga sp. genome. Coding sequences within it:
- a CDS encoding CoB--CoM heterodisulfide reductase iron-sulfur subunit A family protein; amino-acid sequence: MGNDLFRKILEKAEIVNEPLNYDVVVIGGGIAGIEAALDLAEMDYKVLLVEKETTVGGKMLLLSKVFPTLDCASCISTPKMAAAAHHPNIELWTYSEVTSIDVKGRGDFEVTVLKKPRFVNDALCTGCGKCEDVCPVVIPRELDYGLRGRKAAYIPFDTAVPKITVVDVDNCIFCGQCERVCPAGAIDFTQKPKIYRVKTHALIITTGYRLFPAERKESYGYGKVPNVITAMQMERLLSPTRPFNSVLRPSDGKEPSSIGYVLCVGSRDKTVGNPRCSQVCCMYSIKQAQLILGAVPLADVTIYCMDIRAYGKGFEEFYQKAKAMGVRFVRSRVAKIEGLPNGNVKVIYEDIDDGKVKSAEHDLVVLSVGLLPSSNDVVSIIHGAKLTVDALGFIITDPSAPTQTNIEGIFAAGCATGPKDIPDTILEAASAAARCAAYLRLLKQERMTTVEVVSDGEK